In one Drosophila gunungcola strain Sukarami chromosome 2R unlocalized genomic scaffold, Dgunungcola_SK_2 000004F, whole genome shotgun sequence genomic region, the following are encoded:
- the LOC128254191 gene encoding uncharacterized protein LOC128254191 isoform X9 has translation MSNVPPYLVFFFLAFISCAVTFCCLRFCIWVCFEARNSRIRRQRHDRQGNAFNVPDEPSGNRYGDIFFIEPGSVEANRIRDQLEKDEKDLPSYDEVMRMCNLTTPTAAAAGTPQSPLGEVPAPIGIAALPAPPYSETDPQAAAAAGGATVIAMEPVEPSTSRAAQTPPSSGGCGPPAPPPTAV, from the exons ATGTCGAACGTACCGCCCTACCTGGTTTTCTTCTTTCTGGCCTTCATCTCCTGCGCGGTCACCTTTTGCTGCCTGAGATTCTGCATTTGGGTGTGCTTCGAGGCCAGGAATTCCAGGATTCGCAGGCAAAGACATG ACCGCCAGGGCAATGCGTTCAACGTGCCGGATGAGCCCTCCGGCAACCGCTATGGCGACATATTCTTCATTGAGCCCGGCAGCGTGGAGGCCAACCGCATCCGCGACCAGCTGGAGAAGGACGAGAAGGACTTGCCCAGCTACGACGAGGTGATGCGCATGTGCAACCTGACCACGCCcacggcggcggcagcggggACGCCACAGTCGCCCCTTGGCGAAGTGCCCGCTCCCATTGGGATTGCGGCACTGCCCGCTCCTCCGTACTCAGAGACTGATCCTCAGGCGGCGGCTGCCGCCGGAGGAGCCACTGTCATTGCGATGGAACCCGTGGAGCCCTCCACCTCGAGAGCCGCACAAACTCCGCCTAGCTCTGGTGGCTGCGGGCCACCTGCTCCTCCGCCAACTGCTGTGTGA
- the LOC128254182 gene encoding solute carrier family 35 member F5 codes for MLGRTQKLLLGISILILVDVVWVSSSELTKFLYNEANFEKPFFCTYFKTSMFSIYLLVIGILAPWKESCERQNGNYAMMEQNADDENYYSNQAVLGDPTYVPIRSPHQGAPAPGNGTSNSLSGTESDDSSVRSVRFSKMAEVREMSAHEATDALMARLSYAASLRIRRQKTHHKTAKTALLFCLLWFVANYFFQLALEMDETAMITLVSSTSSFFTICLAAVFPSATGDKLTITKVIAVAMNIGGVVAITINDLHDTKMTRGVLLALFSAFFYAAYLVFVKRKSDTEEKVDIPLFFGFVGLWNLLLLWPIFFILHFTKIETFELPSQGQFALLFLNGLIGTVLAEALWLWGCFLTSSLIGTLAMSLQIPLAIMFDVLLKNKPYSPMFYMGSLPIFLALILVSLLMRNDDSDPLMKLFRIVYRKLCRCHKPSIVRVNDDEQQESLISNSD; via the exons ATGCTGGGTCGCACCCAAAAACTGCTGCTGGGCATATCCATACTGATACTAGTCGATGTGGTTTGGGTTTCCTCCAGCGAGTTGACTAAG TTTCTGTACAATGAGGCCAACTTTGAAAAGCCCTTCTTCTGCACTTACTTCAAAACCTCCATGTTCAGCATTTATCTGCTAGTCATTGGCATCCTGGCGCCTTGGAAGGAGTCCTGCGAGCGTCAAAATGGAAACTATGCT ATGATGGAGCAGAATGCTGATGACGAGAACTACTACTCCAATCAGGCTGTTTTG GGAGACCCAACCTACGTGCCCATCAGATCGCCTCACCAGGGAGCCCCAGCTCCTGGCAATGGCACCTCCAATTCGCTGTCCGGCACCGAAAGCGATGACTCCAGTGTGCGGAGTGTGCGCTTCAGTAAGATGGCTGAGGTCAGGGAGATGTCCGCCCATGAGGCCACCGATGCCTTGATGGCCCGGCTCTCGTATGCGGCCAGTTTGAGGATTAGGCGGCAGAAGACCCACCACAAGACGGCCAAGACGGCGCTACTCTTCTGCCTGCTCTGGTTCGTGGCCAACTACTTCTTTCAGTTGGCCCTGGAAATGGACGAGACGGCCATGATAACGCTGGTGAGCTCAACGTCGTCGTTCTTCACTATCTGCCTGGCGGCTGTGTTTCCCTCGGCAACGGGCGATAAGCTTACCATCACCAAGGTGATTGCCGTGGCCATGAACATTGGCGGCGTGGTGGCCATCACCATCAACGATCTCCACGACACGAAGATGACGCGAGGCGTCCTTTTGGCCCTATTCAGTGCGTTCTTCTATGCCGCCTATCTGGTTTTCGTGAAGCGAAAAAGCGATACGGAGGAAAAGGTCGATATACCTTTGTTTTTCG GTTTCGTTGGTCTCTGGAATCTCCTGCTATTGTGGCCCATATTCTTTATTCTGCACTTCACCAAGATCGAGACCTTTGAGCTGCCCAGTCAGGGTCAGTTTGCCCTGCTGTTCCTGAACGGTTTGATTGGCACTGTGCTGGCCGAGGCGCTGTGGCTCTGGGGCTGTTTTCTCACCTCCTCGCTGATTGGCACACTGGCCATGTCGCTGCAGATTCCGCTGGCCATCATGTTCGATGTCCTGCTCAAGAACAAGCCCTACTCCCCGATGTTCTACATGGGTTCACTGCCCATTTTCTTGGCCCTCATACTCGTATCGCTGCTGATGCGAAACGACGATTCCGATCCGCTAATGAAGCTGTTCAGGATTGTGTATAGAAAACTCTGCCGTTGCCATAAGCCAAGTATTGTGAG GGTCAACGATGACGAGCAGCAGGAGTCGCTGATTAGCAACAGCGATTAA
- the LOC128254191 gene encoding uncharacterized protein LOC128254191 isoform X5 has product MDFFLFYVGLFFIFFLIMPMVYFALQFILWVCLNKCCGGDTRGFQDPVRRRRRRQRQRERRMVGIDRQGNAFNVPDEPSGNRYGDIFFIEPGSVEANRIRDQLEKDEKDLPSYDEVMRMCNLTTPTAAAAGTPQSPLGEVPAPIGIAALPAPPYSETDPQAAAAAGGATVIAMEPVEPSTSRAAQTPPSSGGCGPPAPPPTAV; this is encoded by the exons ATGGATTTCTTTCTCTTCTATGTGGGATTGTTCTTCATCTTCTTCCTGATCATGCCCATGGTCTATTTCGCCCTGCAG TTCATACTATGGGTTTGTTTGAACAAATGCTGTGGTGGCGATACTAGGGGATTTCAGGATCCAGTGAGACGACGACGTCGACGACAACGTCAACGAGAACGTCGCATGGTTGGCATTG ACCGCCAGGGCAATGCGTTCAACGTGCCGGATGAGCCCTCCGGCAACCGCTATGGCGACATATTCTTCATTGAGCCCGGCAGCGTGGAGGCCAACCGCATCCGCGACCAGCTGGAGAAGGACGAGAAGGACTTGCCCAGCTACGACGAGGTGATGCGCATGTGCAACCTGACCACGCCcacggcggcggcagcggggACGCCACAGTCGCCCCTTGGCGAAGTGCCCGCTCCCATTGGGATTGCGGCACTGCCCGCTCCTCCGTACTCAGAGACTGATCCTCAGGCGGCGGCTGCCGCCGGAGGAGCCACTGTCATTGCGATGGAACCCGTGGAGCCCTCCACCTCGAGAGCCGCACAAACTCCGCCTAGCTCTGGTGGCTGCGGGCCACCTGCTCCTCCGCCAACTGCTGTGTGA
- the LOC128254191 gene encoding formin-B isoform X8, translating into MMDAIDIFYIALLVFLMFVLCYKSRKNINSEDNNNTESYIDEGVSPDRQGNAFNVPDEPSGNRYGDIFFIEPGSVEANRIRDQLEKDEKDLPSYDEVMRMCNLTTPTAAAAGTPQSPLGEVPAPIGIAALPAPPYSETDPQAAAAAGGATVIAMEPVEPSTSRAAQTPPSSGGCGPPAPPPTAV; encoded by the exons ATGATGGATGCGATCGACATTTTCTACATAGCTCTATTAGTTTTCCTGATGTTCGTT CTGTGCTACAAAAGCAGGAAAAACATAAACTCCGAGGATAACAATAATACCGAGAGCTATATCGATGAGGGCGTATCCCCAG ACCGCCAGGGCAATGCGTTCAACGTGCCGGATGAGCCCTCCGGCAACCGCTATGGCGACATATTCTTCATTGAGCCCGGCAGCGTGGAGGCCAACCGCATCCGCGACCAGCTGGAGAAGGACGAGAAGGACTTGCCCAGCTACGACGAGGTGATGCGCATGTGCAACCTGACCACGCCcacggcggcggcagcggggACGCCACAGTCGCCCCTTGGCGAAGTGCCCGCTCCCATTGGGATTGCGGCACTGCCCGCTCCTCCGTACTCAGAGACTGATCCTCAGGCGGCGGCTGCCGCCGGAGGAGCCACTGTCATTGCGATGGAACCCGTGGAGCCCTCCACCTCGAGAGCCGCACAAACTCCGCCTAGCTCTGGTGGCTGCGGGCCACCTGCTCCTCCGCCAACTGCTGTGTGA
- the LOC128254191 gene encoding uncharacterized protein LOC128254191 isoform X4: MPCRYCKSVFWGSVCWRARCTMDASPLVTFFVLLLIGFVAYAALQFAVIWILKFCCARRRNSRFELYRQGNAFNVPDEPSGNRYGDIFFIEPGSVEANRIRDQLEKDEKDLPSYDEVMRMCNLTTPTAAAAGTPQSPLGEVPAPIGIAALPAPPYSETDPQAAAAAGGATVIAMEPVEPSTSRAAQTPPSSGGCGPPAPPPTAV; the protein is encoded by the exons ATGccttgcagatattgcaaATCAGTTTTTTGGGGGTCAGTCTGCTGGAGAGCTCGATGCACAATGGATGCGAGTCCCCTGGTCACTTTTTTCGTACTGCTGCTCATTGGCTTTGTGGCCTATGCAGCCCTCCAATTTGCTGTCATCtggattttgaaattttgctGCGCCAGACGTCGAAACTCCCGATTTGAGCTGT ACCGCCAGGGCAATGCGTTCAACGTGCCGGATGAGCCCTCCGGCAACCGCTATGGCGACATATTCTTCATTGAGCCCGGCAGCGTGGAGGCCAACCGCATCCGCGACCAGCTGGAGAAGGACGAGAAGGACTTGCCCAGCTACGACGAGGTGATGCGCATGTGCAACCTGACCACGCCcacggcggcggcagcggggACGCCACAGTCGCCCCTTGGCGAAGTGCCCGCTCCCATTGGGATTGCGGCACTGCCCGCTCCTCCGTACTCAGAGACTGATCCTCAGGCGGCGGCTGCCGCCGGAGGAGCCACTGTCATTGCGATGGAACCCGTGGAGCCCTCCACCTCGAGAGCCGCACAAACTCCGCCTAGCTCTGGTGGCTGCGGGCCACCTGCTCCTCCGCCAACTGCTGTGTGA
- the LOC128254191 gene encoding uncharacterized protein LOC128254191 isoform X7: MYAEIWFFGFILLIVVSLVARECYLFIKLKIDEWNMRVYARLLRHEMMLRVAMEDRQGNAFNVPDEPSGNRYGDIFFIEPGSVEANRIRDQLEKDEKDLPSYDEVMRMCNLTTPTAAAAGTPQSPLGEVPAPIGIAALPAPPYSETDPQAAAAAGGATVIAMEPVEPSTSRAAQTPPSSGGCGPPAPPPTAV, translated from the exons ATGTATGCGGAAATCTGGTTCTTTGGCTTTATCTTGCTGATCGTCGTATCGCTTGTCGCTCGG GAGTGCTATCTGTTTATCAAGTTGAAGATCGATGAGTGGAACATGCGGGTGTATGCCCGCCTCTTGCGCCACGAGATGATGTTGCGAGTGGCCATGGAGG ACCGCCAGGGCAATGCGTTCAACGTGCCGGATGAGCCCTCCGGCAACCGCTATGGCGACATATTCTTCATTGAGCCCGGCAGCGTGGAGGCCAACCGCATCCGCGACCAGCTGGAGAAGGACGAGAAGGACTTGCCCAGCTACGACGAGGTGATGCGCATGTGCAACCTGACCACGCCcacggcggcggcagcggggACGCCACAGTCGCCCCTTGGCGAAGTGCCCGCTCCCATTGGGATTGCGGCACTGCCCGCTCCTCCGTACTCAGAGACTGATCCTCAGGCGGCGGCTGCCGCCGGAGGAGCCACTGTCATTGCGATGGAACCCGTGGAGCCCTCCACCTCGAGAGCCGCACAAACTCCGCCTAGCTCTGGTGGCTGCGGGCCACCTGCTCCTCCGCCAACTGCTGTGTGA
- the LOC128254191 gene encoding uncharacterized protein LOC128254191 isoform X11 codes for MGITANLSVALGFVFATFVVAQLIYLAKRMHDSRTRNRRQLEADRQGNAFNVPDEPSGNRYGDIFFIEPGSVEANRIRDQLEKDEKDLPSYDEVMRMCNLTTPTAAAAGTPQSPLGEVPAPIGIAALPAPPYSETDPQAAAAAGGATVIAMEPVEPSTSRAAQTPPSSGGCGPPAPPPTAV; via the exons ATGGGTATAACTGCTAATCTGAGCGTGGCTCTGGGCTTTGTGTTTGCCACATTCGTAGTGGCCCAGCTGATATAC CTGGCCAAGCGTATGCACGACTCGCGGACTCGCAATCGTCGCCAATTAGAAGCTG ACCGCCAGGGCAATGCGTTCAACGTGCCGGATGAGCCCTCCGGCAACCGCTATGGCGACATATTCTTCATTGAGCCCGGCAGCGTGGAGGCCAACCGCATCCGCGACCAGCTGGAGAAGGACGAGAAGGACTTGCCCAGCTACGACGAGGTGATGCGCATGTGCAACCTGACCACGCCcacggcggcggcagcggggACGCCACAGTCGCCCCTTGGCGAAGTGCCCGCTCCCATTGGGATTGCGGCACTGCCCGCTCCTCCGTACTCAGAGACTGATCCTCAGGCGGCGGCTGCCGCCGGAGGAGCCACTGTCATTGCGATGGAACCCGTGGAGCCCTCCACCTCGAGAGCCGCACAAACTCCGCCTAGCTCTGGTGGCTGCGGGCCACCTGCTCCTCCGCCAACTGCTGTGTGA
- the LOC128254191 gene encoding uncharacterized protein LOC128254191 isoform X3, whose protein sequence is MVYYAFMMIGWFLIISIILILMRACCLCARQKVPSQNTASQSGPSSRQPGRVVQSYRIDPSGVSLNTDRQGNAFNVPDEPSGNRYGDIFFIEPGSVEANRIRDQLEKDEKDLPSYDEVMRMCNLTTPTAAAAGTPQSPLGEVPAPIGIAALPAPPYSETDPQAAAAAGGATVIAMEPVEPSTSRAAQTPPSSGGCGPPAPPPTAV, encoded by the exons aTGGTCTATTACGCTTTCATGATGATCGGCTGGTTTCTCATAATCTCGATCATATTGATTCTGATGCGA GCTTGTTGTCTTTGTGCCCGGCAGAAGGTTCCCAGTCAGAACACCGCCAGTCAGAGTGGTCCTTCGAGCCGACAACCAGGACGCGTGGTTCAGAGCTATAGAATCGATCCGTCAGGAGTTAGCTTGAACACAG ACCGCCAGGGCAATGCGTTCAACGTGCCGGATGAGCCCTCCGGCAACCGCTATGGCGACATATTCTTCATTGAGCCCGGCAGCGTGGAGGCCAACCGCATCCGCGACCAGCTGGAGAAGGACGAGAAGGACTTGCCCAGCTACGACGAGGTGATGCGCATGTGCAACCTGACCACGCCcacggcggcggcagcggggACGCCACAGTCGCCCCTTGGCGAAGTGCCCGCTCCCATTGGGATTGCGGCACTGCCCGCTCCTCCGTACTCAGAGACTGATCCTCAGGCGGCGGCTGCCGCCGGAGGAGCCACTGTCATTGCGATGGAACCCGTGGAGCCCTCCACCTCGAGAGCCGCACAAACTCCGCCTAGCTCTGGTGGCTGCGGGCCACCTGCTCCTCCGCCAACTGCTGTGTGA
- the LOC128254191 gene encoding uncharacterized protein LOC128254191 isoform X13 gives MSEAFYIVMLLLIAAACIFIKVAISSARRHPNGDRQGNAFNVPDEPSGNRYGDIFFIEPGSVEANRIRDQLEKDEKDLPSYDEVMRMCNLTTPTAAAAGTPQSPLGEVPAPIGIAALPAPPYSETDPQAAAAAGGATVIAMEPVEPSTSRAAQTPPSSGGCGPPAPPPTAV, from the exons ATGTCCGAAGCTTTTTACATTGTCATGCTCTTGTTGATCGCAGCAGCCTGCATTTTCATCAAG GTAGCAATTTCGTCGGCCAGAAGGCATCCAAACGGAG ACCGCCAGGGCAATGCGTTCAACGTGCCGGATGAGCCCTCCGGCAACCGCTATGGCGACATATTCTTCATTGAGCCCGGCAGCGTGGAGGCCAACCGCATCCGCGACCAGCTGGAGAAGGACGAGAAGGACTTGCCCAGCTACGACGAGGTGATGCGCATGTGCAACCTGACCACGCCcacggcggcggcagcggggACGCCACAGTCGCCCCTTGGCGAAGTGCCCGCTCCCATTGGGATTGCGGCACTGCCCGCTCCTCCGTACTCAGAGACTGATCCTCAGGCGGCGGCTGCCGCCGGAGGAGCCACTGTCATTGCGATGGAACCCGTGGAGCCCTCCACCTCGAGAGCCGCACAAACTCCGCCTAGCTCTGGTGGCTGCGGGCCACCTGCTCCTCCGCCAACTGCTGTGTGA
- the LOC128254191 gene encoding uncharacterized protein LOC128254191 isoform X1, giving the protein MHGSEPTMDWGSSIGLHVAIYMALVFLFFCLIPLACYYIRVESQTLAKICQPRCRRQQSRGNGNRIRNRTRTRNRSRNRSRNRQRYDIGIDRQGNAFNVPDEPSGNRYGDIFFIEPGSVEANRIRDQLEKDEKDLPSYDEVMRMCNLTTPTAAAAGTPQSPLGEVPAPIGIAALPAPPYSETDPQAAAAAGGATVIAMEPVEPSTSRAAQTPPSSGGCGPPAPPPTAV; this is encoded by the exons ATGCACGGATCTGAGCCCACGATGGACTGGGGTAGTAGCATCGGACTGCATGTGGCCATCTACATGGCCCTGGTCTTCCTTTTCTTCTGCCTCATACCCCTGGCCTGCTACTACATACGCGTGGAGAGCCAAACTCTGGCCAAGATCTGTCAGCCACGATGTCGACGTCAGCAGAGTCGCGGGAATGGGAATCGGATTCGAAATCGAACTCGAACTCGGAATCGGAGTCGGAATCGGAGTCGGAATCGTCAGCGATACGACATCGGAATTG ACCGCCAGGGCAATGCGTTCAACGTGCCGGATGAGCCCTCCGGCAACCGCTATGGCGACATATTCTTCATTGAGCCCGGCAGCGTGGAGGCCAACCGCATCCGCGACCAGCTGGAGAAGGACGAGAAGGACTTGCCCAGCTACGACGAGGTGATGCGCATGTGCAACCTGACCACGCCcacggcggcggcagcggggACGCCACAGTCGCCCCTTGGCGAAGTGCCCGCTCCCATTGGGATTGCGGCACTGCCCGCTCCTCCGTACTCAGAGACTGATCCTCAGGCGGCGGCTGCCGCCGGAGGAGCCACTGTCATTGCGATGGAACCCGTGGAGCCCTCCACCTCGAGAGCCGCACAAACTCCGCCTAGCTCTGGTGGCTGCGGGCCACCTGCTCCTCCGCCAACTGCTGTGTGA
- the LOC128254191 gene encoding uncharacterized protein LOC128254191 isoform X6, whose translation MGDQFRWSEFSVLLLFFVLIFYFSVSRCVAQKRRRRSPVSPPLSRFVSSCPSSPGLSSRLSWTADRQGNAFNVPDEPSGNRYGDIFFIEPGSVEANRIRDQLEKDEKDLPSYDEVMRMCNLTTPTAAAAGTPQSPLGEVPAPIGIAALPAPPYSETDPQAAAAAGGATVIAMEPVEPSTSRAAQTPPSSGGCGPPAPPPTAV comes from the exons ATGGGTGACCAGTTCCGTTGGAGTGAGTTCAGTGtcctgctgctcttcttcgtgTTGATTTTCTACTTTTCTGTCAGT AGATGTGTGGCCCAGAAGCGGCGCCGAAGATCGCCGGTTAGCCCGCCCCTGAGCAGATTCGTTTCCTCCTGCCCCTCGTCGCCGGGATTGAGTAGTCGACTCAGCTGGACAGCAG ACCGCCAGGGCAATGCGTTCAACGTGCCGGATGAGCCCTCCGGCAACCGCTATGGCGACATATTCTTCATTGAGCCCGGCAGCGTGGAGGCCAACCGCATCCGCGACCAGCTGGAGAAGGACGAGAAGGACTTGCCCAGCTACGACGAGGTGATGCGCATGTGCAACCTGACCACGCCcacggcggcggcagcggggACGCCACAGTCGCCCCTTGGCGAAGTGCCCGCTCCCATTGGGATTGCGGCACTGCCCGCTCCTCCGTACTCAGAGACTGATCCTCAGGCGGCGGCTGCCGCCGGAGGAGCCACTGTCATTGCGATGGAACCCGTGGAGCCCTCCACCTCGAGAGCCGCACAAACTCCGCCTAGCTCTGGTGGCTGCGGGCCACCTGCTCCTCCGCCAACTGCTGTGTGA
- the LOC128254191 gene encoding uncharacterized protein LOC128254191 isoform X10: protein MMDAIDIFYIALLVFLMFVLCTNSKKLLKCGNSSNESHGEGVSPDRQGNAFNVPDEPSGNRYGDIFFIEPGSVEANRIRDQLEKDEKDLPSYDEVMRMCNLTTPTAAAAGTPQSPLGEVPAPIGIAALPAPPYSETDPQAAAAAGGATVIAMEPVEPSTSRAAQTPPSSGGCGPPAPPPTAV from the exons ATGATGGATGCGATCGACATTTTCTACATAGCTCTATTAGTTTTCCTGATGTTCGTT TTGTGCACTAATagcaaaaaacttttaaaatgtgGAAATTCCAGTAATGAAAGTCACGGGGAAGGTGTGTCTCCAG ACCGCCAGGGCAATGCGTTCAACGTGCCGGATGAGCCCTCCGGCAACCGCTATGGCGACATATTCTTCATTGAGCCCGGCAGCGTGGAGGCCAACCGCATCCGCGACCAGCTGGAGAAGGACGAGAAGGACTTGCCCAGCTACGACGAGGTGATGCGCATGTGCAACCTGACCACGCCcacggcggcggcagcggggACGCCACAGTCGCCCCTTGGCGAAGTGCCCGCTCCCATTGGGATTGCGGCACTGCCCGCTCCTCCGTACTCAGAGACTGATCCTCAGGCGGCGGCTGCCGCCGGAGGAGCCACTGTCATTGCGATGGAACCCGTGGAGCCCTCCACCTCGAGAGCCGCACAAACTCCGCCTAGCTCTGGTGGCTGCGGGCCACCTGCTCCTCCGCCAACTGCTGTGTGA
- the LOC128254191 gene encoding uncharacterized protein LOC128254191 isoform X2: MASQLSQGICPKRIDKAMGAGLSSFSVVLLVTIILIVFISNAYHKAKRAGQMRDYRARTERTIDTRNDRQGNAFNVPDEPSGNRYGDIFFIEPGSVEANRIRDQLEKDEKDLPSYDEVMRMCNLTTPTAAAAGTPQSPLGEVPAPIGIAALPAPPYSETDPQAAAAAGGATVIAMEPVEPSTSRAAQTPPSSGGCGPPAPPPTAV, from the exons ATGGCTAGTCAGTTGTCACAAGGCATTTGTCCCAAACGGATTGATAAAGCCATGGGCGCCGGATTGAGTTCCTTTTCCGTGGTGCTACTAGTCACCATAATATTAATAGTC TTCATTTCGAATGCATACCACAAGGCCAAGAGAGCTGGCCAAATGAGGGATTACAGGGCCAGAACGGAGAGGACCATCGACACACGTAATG ACCGCCAGGGCAATGCGTTCAACGTGCCGGATGAGCCCTCCGGCAACCGCTATGGCGACATATTCTTCATTGAGCCCGGCAGCGTGGAGGCCAACCGCATCCGCGACCAGCTGGAGAAGGACGAGAAGGACTTGCCCAGCTACGACGAGGTGATGCGCATGTGCAACCTGACCACGCCcacggcggcggcagcggggACGCCACAGTCGCCCCTTGGCGAAGTGCCCGCTCCCATTGGGATTGCGGCACTGCCCGCTCCTCCGTACTCAGAGACTGATCCTCAGGCGGCGGCTGCCGCCGGAGGAGCCACTGTCATTGCGATGGAACCCGTGGAGCCCTCCACCTCGAGAGCCGCACAAACTCCGCCTAGCTCTGGTGGCTGCGGGCCACCTGCTCCTCCGCCAACTGCTGTGTGA
- the LOC128254191 gene encoding uncharacterized protein LOC128254191 isoform X12, translating to MDFVEGYYFLSFILIFLILIRSYICPNHKWKCVCCLQYTTETDRQGNAFNVPDEPSGNRYGDIFFIEPGSVEANRIRDQLEKDEKDLPSYDEVMRMCNLTTPTAAAAGTPQSPLGEVPAPIGIAALPAPPYSETDPQAAAAAGGATVIAMEPVEPSTSRAAQTPPSSGGCGPPAPPPTAV from the exons ATGGATTTCGTTGAGGGCTACTACTTCCTGTCCTTTATTCTGATATTCCTCATTCTGATCAGG TCCTATATCTGTCCCAATCACAAGTGGAAGTGCGTGTGCTGTCTGCAATACACGACGGAAACTG ACCGCCAGGGCAATGCGTTCAACGTGCCGGATGAGCCCTCCGGCAACCGCTATGGCGACATATTCTTCATTGAGCCCGGCAGCGTGGAGGCCAACCGCATCCGCGACCAGCTGGAGAAGGACGAGAAGGACTTGCCCAGCTACGACGAGGTGATGCGCATGTGCAACCTGACCACGCCcacggcggcggcagcggggACGCCACAGTCGCCCCTTGGCGAAGTGCCCGCTCCCATTGGGATTGCGGCACTGCCCGCTCCTCCGTACTCAGAGACTGATCCTCAGGCGGCGGCTGCCGCCGGAGGAGCCACTGTCATTGCGATGGAACCCGTGGAGCCCTCCACCTCGAGAGCCGCACAAACTCCGCCTAGCTCTGGTGGCTGCGGGCCACCTGCTCCTCCGCCAACTGCTGTGTGA